A genomic window from Phycisphaerales bacterium includes:
- a CDS encoding PHP domain-containing protein — protein MAARLEQLAVLLREQGADRYKLRAYRNAAASLRSYPANVARMVTAGEDLRSVPGVGKSIASAIREIIKTGGLKTAERLGGGESKVAVEVAAAAGVPLREARRIVEELKVGSVEELARALEDNEALSGVHPKFAFQLRRWLTGAQEVLWADAEYLSGTFERVIAGGRDVRRVEVAGEVRRGVETVGALAYVVECATAEALVEALQAHAGLSRVERAKPNLVTARLAAGPELRVRRAGEGDWGDALAEETGSSAHLAEVRRVVGRKRFAPAATEDEWYEVRGLGWIPPEFREGRGEVAAAADGSLPQLIELADIRGDLHCHTTASDGANTLSEMVAAARAKGYSYLCITDHSKSLKITRGLDEKRLAEQARQIDAMNRRLKGFRVLKGSEVDILADGSLDFSDETLATLDIVIGSIHSRFGLDKEQQTARLLRAVSNPYLTCIGHMTGRLLLKRPGYEFDVDRVLKAVKQHGKLLEINSSPDRLDIDDELAMQARGLGIPLLINTDAHSTRELEFMRYGVQQGRRGWLSKAEVLNTLPLSALLRRLRATFPR, from the coding sequence GTGGCGGCCCGGCTGGAGCAGCTGGCGGTGCTGCTGCGCGAGCAGGGGGCCGACCGCTACAAGCTGCGGGCGTACCGCAACGCGGCCGCGTCCCTTCGGAGCTACCCGGCGAATGTGGCCCGCATGGTCACGGCGGGCGAGGACCTGCGGAGTGTGCCGGGCGTCGGCAAGAGCATCGCCAGCGCGATCCGCGAGATCATCAAGACCGGCGGGCTCAAGACCGCCGAGCGGCTCGGTGGCGGGGAGTCGAAGGTGGCGGTGGAGGTGGCGGCCGCCGCCGGGGTGCCGCTGCGAGAGGCCCGCCGAATCGTTGAAGAGCTGAAGGTCGGCAGCGTCGAGGAGCTGGCACGAGCCTTGGAGGACAATGAAGCGCTCTCGGGAGTGCACCCTAAGTTTGCATTCCAGCTACGACGGTGGCTGACGGGGGCGCAGGAGGTGCTTTGGGCCGACGCGGAGTACCTGAGCGGGACCTTCGAGCGTGTGATCGCCGGCGGGCGGGACGTCAGACGCGTCGAAGTCGCGGGCGAGGTGCGGCGTGGCGTTGAGACGGTTGGGGCGCTCGCGTATGTCGTGGAGTGCGCAACGGCGGAGGCGTTGGTCGAGGCTCTGCAGGCCCATGCAGGGCTGTCACGGGTCGAGCGTGCGAAGCCAAACCTGGTGACAGCACGGCTGGCGGCCGGCCCGGAGTTGCGTGTTCGGAGAGCAGGCGAGGGCGACTGGGGCGACGCGCTTGCTGAGGAAACAGGATCATCCGCCCACCTGGCGGAGGTGCGGCGAGTAGTGGGGCGGAAGCGCTTCGCGCCCGCCGCAACCGAGGACGAGTGGTACGAAGTGAGGGGCCTGGGATGGATTCCTCCCGAGTTCCGGGAGGGGCGCGGCGAGGTTGCTGCCGCGGCGGACGGCTCATTGCCCCAGCTCATCGAGCTCGCCGACATCCGCGGCGATCTCCACTGCCACACCACGGCCAGCGACGGCGCGAACACGCTGTCGGAGATGGTCGCCGCCGCGAGAGCCAAGGGGTACTCATACCTCTGCATCACCGACCACTCCAAGAGCCTCAAAATCACCCGCGGATTGGACGAGAAGCGATTGGCCGAGCAGGCCCGACAGATCGACGCGATGAACCGTCGGCTCAAGGGTTTCAGAGTGCTCAAGGGCTCCGAGGTCGACATACTTGCCGACGGCTCGCTCGACTTCTCCGATGAGACGCTCGCGACGCTCGACATCGTCATCGGCTCCATCCATTCGCGATTCGGGCTCGACAAGGAGCAGCAAACAGCCCGGCTGCTGCGGGCGGTGAGCAACCCTTACCTCACGTGCATCGGGCACATGACGGGGCGGCTGCTGCTCAAGCGCCCCGGCTACGAGTTCGATGTCGACCGCGTCCTGAAGGCGGTAAAGCAGCACGGGAAGCTCCTGGAGATCAACTCCAGCCCGGACCGTCTCGATATTGACGATGAACTCGCGATGCAGGCACGAGGACTGGGCATCCCGCTCCTGATCAACACCGATGCTCACAGCACCCGCGAGCTTGAGTTCATGCGCTATGGCGTGCAGCAGGGCCGGCGCGGGTGGCTGTCGAAGGCGGAGGTTCTCAACACCCTTCCGCTTTCGGCCCTGCTCCGGCGGCTCCGTGCGACCTTCCCAAGATAG
- a CDS encoding M12 family metallo-peptidase has protein sequence MALTAHAGEPSPLRLMAEDERGVATLALDQDAYERLAPAVAVEFDGFVLGAGKAADVSLTRMELFAPDAKFVDRTEAGEVELARPEVQLWRGTVEGEPDSRVFLALTPHGSSGFVQCSHGHFIISSGPSGRWPTVAYDLASPAGAGIQFDMPGCGGGILPEGEQAPASIGEATYEPRVYTCKRYRIAIDCDQEFTANLFGGNAASAQVYATSLLGAVSEIYQRDMNVAMELGYLRTWTTTDPYTQTNNSQQLPQFRSYWNNNMQSVSRNLAHLLSARSLGGGIAYLRAACSSNGYGVSANMTGFFPYPIMHHSASNWDLMVVAHEMGHNLGSGHTHDVNSYNPIIDGCGNNDCSQATSGTIMSYCHLCSGGMSNMRMTFGTRVITAMRTYLDGTANTCGTAFAATSIAQHPAGAALDEGDTLTLTVQHSGQAPTGYRWKKGTAVLTNGARISGATTNSLTISGVLPADAGSYTVELQAPCGVVTSSAAVIEVTECPSFTQHPQNLQATIGQAVSISAYSTGAFPRTYQWFKNGAMLNNTGRITGATNFTLNFNPVQEGDQGSYTLVVSNVCGSRTSQPAVLTVIAPACGTADFNGDGDIGTDADIEAFFACIGGNCCPSCYAGGADFNADGDTGTDADIESFFRVLGGGNC, from the coding sequence ATGGCACTCACGGCCCACGCCGGCGAGCCCTCGCCCCTGCGGCTGATGGCTGAGGATGAGCGGGGCGTGGCCACCCTGGCTCTCGACCAGGATGCCTACGAGCGGCTCGCGCCGGCGGTCGCGGTTGAGTTCGACGGCTTCGTGCTGGGCGCCGGAAAGGCCGCGGACGTGAGCCTCACCAGGATGGAACTCTTCGCGCCCGACGCCAAGTTTGTCGATCGCACCGAGGCGGGCGAAGTCGAGCTGGCGCGCCCCGAGGTGCAGTTGTGGCGCGGCACAGTGGAAGGCGAACCGGACTCGCGCGTGTTCCTGGCGCTCACGCCCCATGGCAGCAGCGGCTTCGTGCAGTGCAGCCACGGCCATTTCATCATCTCCAGCGGCCCGTCAGGCCGTTGGCCCACGGTCGCCTACGACCTCGCCAGCCCCGCCGGCGCGGGGATCCAGTTTGACATGCCGGGTTGCGGAGGCGGCATCCTTCCCGAGGGTGAGCAGGCGCCCGCCTCGATCGGCGAAGCCACCTACGAGCCGCGTGTGTACACCTGCAAGCGCTACCGCATCGCCATCGACTGCGACCAGGAGTTCACGGCCAACCTCTTCGGCGGCAACGCAGCGTCCGCGCAGGTCTACGCCACCTCGCTGCTAGGGGCCGTGTCGGAGATCTACCAGCGCGACATGAACGTCGCGATGGAACTGGGCTACCTCCGCACATGGACCACGACCGATCCTTACACGCAGACCAACAACAGCCAGCAGTTGCCGCAGTTCCGCTCGTACTGGAACAACAACATGCAGAGCGTGAGCCGCAACCTCGCGCACCTGCTGTCCGCACGATCGCTGGGCGGCGGGATCGCGTACCTGCGGGCCGCGTGCTCGAGCAACGGTTATGGGGTGTCGGCCAACATGACCGGGTTCTTTCCTTATCCCATCATGCACCACAGCGCGTCCAACTGGGACCTGATGGTGGTGGCTCACGAAATGGGCCACAACCTGGGCAGCGGCCACACGCACGACGTCAACTCGTACAACCCCATCATCGACGGCTGCGGCAACAACGACTGTTCGCAGGCGACAAGCGGCACCATCATGAGCTACTGCCACCTGTGCAGCGGCGGCATGAGCAACATGAGGATGACGTTCGGCACGCGGGTGATCACCGCGATGCGGACCTACCTGGACGGGACTGCAAACACCTGCGGCACCGCCTTCGCGGCCACCAGCATCGCCCAGCACCCCGCGGGCGCCGCCCTCGATGAGGGAGACACGCTCACGCTCACCGTGCAGCATTCCGGCCAGGCGCCCACGGGCTACCGCTGGAAAAAGGGCACGGCGGTCCTGACAAACGGCGCCCGGATCTCGGGCGCGACCACCAACTCTCTCACCATCAGCGGCGTGCTGCCCGCCGACGCGGGCTCATACACCGTCGAGCTTCAGGCCCCCTGCGGCGTGGTGACCAGCTCCGCCGCGGTGATCGAAGTGACCGAGTGCCCCAGCTTCACCCAGCACCCGCAGAACCTTCAGGCGACGATCGGACAGGCGGTCAGCATCTCCGCCTATTCCACCGGCGCTTTTCCCCGCACCTACCAGTGGTTCAAGAACGGCGCGATGTTGAACAACACCGGCCGGATCACGGGCGCCACCAACTTCACACTGAACTTCAACCCCGTGCAAGAGGGAGATCAGGGCAGCTACACGCTCGTGGTGAGCAACGTCTGCGGCAGCCGCACCAGCCAGCCGGCCGTTCTGACGGTCATTGCGCCGGCGTGCGGCACAGCCGACTTCAACGGCGACGGCGATATCGGCACAGACGCCGATATCGAGGCGTTCTTCGCCTGCATCGGCGGGAACTGCTGCCCCTCCTGCTATGCGGGCGGTGCCGACTTCAATGCCGACGGCGACACCGGGACCGATGCGGACATCGAGTCGTTCTTCCGGGTGCTCGGCGGCGGCAACTGCTGA
- a CDS encoding YajQ family cyclic di-GMP-binding protein translates to MPSFDIVSRLNFAELDNAINNTLKAVAARFDYRGTAYELTVDRKEKKLKVVGDDDGKVKGIREMFQSAAVKRGLDVRSFEWGEIEPTVAGKAKCEVKLRDGIPTDAAKAIQKAIKESKLKVTASIQEDELRVTGKQIDDLQAVMGMCRAGIPGVELPLQFVNMKS, encoded by the coding sequence ATGCCCAGCTTTGACATCGTCTCGCGCCTGAACTTTGCCGAGCTCGACAACGCGATCAACAACACGCTGAAGGCGGTCGCGGCGCGGTTTGATTACCGCGGGACGGCCTATGAGCTGACGGTGGACCGGAAGGAGAAGAAGCTCAAGGTCGTCGGTGACGACGACGGCAAGGTGAAGGGGATCCGCGAGATGTTCCAGTCCGCGGCGGTGAAGCGGGGGCTGGACGTGCGGAGCTTTGAGTGGGGGGAGATCGAGCCGACGGTGGCGGGCAAGGCCAAGTGCGAGGTCAAGCTCAGGGACGGGATCCCCACGGACGCCGCCAAGGCCATCCAGAAGGCGATCAAGGAGAGCAAGCTCAAGGTCACGGCGTCGATCCAGGAGGACGAGCTGCGGGTGACGGGCAAGCAGATCGACGACCTCCAGGCGGTGATGGGCATGTGCCGGGCGGGCATCCCCGGGGTGGAGCTGCCGCTGCAGTTCGTGAACATGAAGAGCTGA
- a CDS encoding beta-propeller fold lactonase family protein yields MRCTLSIAGALSIAAAAALSPTALAQSAGPAVFAACNGNLRGSVTSWRINPDGTVTLVQDLVIGERLSSEPSIPGTNAYSAALSPNGKYLAIGHATSFAQEQVTIVRVHEDATLSQVTTFTEPSTPMDVVWLSDEVLAVTEAYTSGTNRVRSYRFDEETTAVTHVSTVDVGSFCTSLAKTPDGRWLFANDSPLQGSSAIRSIAVAPDGVLSVSGNAGYTFGYSLGLGMSPDGRRLYSGGGISGGNVVSGFDFDAATGVLTDVPGMPFASAGSSPKQVAIAPSGNYALVGHGSDGTARLHLVDPQTGMLTYTGNFVDVGSQGSLGFIDFVRVNGMDLALFTDRDTTGGRGMCSAVIEPNGTLTIKSMRVDGGGIDPMRVVAWVPSGPTCGTSDFNGDGDAGTDQDIEAFFACIGGSCCDTCWAGGSDFNGDGDAGTDQDIEAFFRVLGGNPC; encoded by the coding sequence ATGCGTTGCACCCTGTCCATCGCGGGCGCCCTTTCCATCGCGGCCGCGGCCGCCCTCTCGCCCACCGCCCTGGCCCAGTCCGCCGGCCCGGCCGTGTTCGCCGCCTGCAACGGCAACCTGCGCGGCAGCGTGACCAGCTGGCGCATCAACCCCGACGGCACCGTCACGCTGGTGCAGGACCTGGTCATCGGCGAGCGGCTGAGCAGCGAGCCCTCGATCCCGGGCACCAACGCGTACTCGGCGGCGCTCTCGCCGAATGGCAAGTACCTCGCCATCGGGCACGCGACCTCCTTCGCGCAGGAGCAGGTGACGATCGTGCGCGTGCACGAGGACGCCACGCTCTCGCAGGTGACGACCTTCACCGAGCCCAGCACGCCGATGGACGTGGTGTGGCTGAGCGATGAAGTGCTCGCCGTGACGGAGGCGTACACCAGCGGCACCAACCGCGTGCGCTCGTACCGGTTCGACGAGGAGACCACGGCGGTCACGCACGTCAGCACGGTCGATGTGGGGAGCTTCTGCACCTCGCTGGCCAAGACGCCCGACGGCCGCTGGCTGTTCGCGAACGACTCGCCGCTGCAGGGGAGCTCGGCGATCCGCAGCATCGCGGTCGCGCCCGACGGCGTGCTCTCGGTGTCGGGCAACGCCGGCTACACGTTCGGCTACTCGCTCGGGCTGGGCATGAGCCCCGACGGACGCCGCCTCTACAGCGGCGGCGGGATCTCGGGCGGGAACGTGGTGAGCGGCTTCGACTTCGACGCGGCCACCGGCGTGCTGACCGACGTGCCCGGGATGCCCTTCGCCTCCGCGGGCAGCTCGCCGAAGCAGGTCGCGATCGCCCCGAGCGGGAACTACGCGCTGGTGGGGCACGGCAGCGACGGCACCGCCCGCCTGCACCTGGTTGACCCGCAGACGGGGATGCTGACCTACACCGGCAACTTCGTCGACGTCGGCAGCCAGGGCTCGCTGGGGTTCATCGACTTCGTGCGCGTGAACGGCATGGACCTCGCGCTCTTCACCGACCGCGACACCACCGGCGGGCGCGGCATGTGCTCGGCGGTGATCGAGCCCAACGGCACGCTCACCATCAAGAGCATGCGTGTTGACGGCGGCGGAATCGACCCGATGCGCGTAGTGGCGTGGGTGCCGTCCGGCCCAACGTGCGGCACGAGCGACTTCAACGGCGACGGCGACGCGGGAACGGATCAGGACATCGAGGCGTTCTTCGCCTGCATCGGCGGCTCGTGCTGCGACACCTGCTGGGCGGGCGGGTCGGACTTCAACGGCGACGGCGATGCGGGAACCGACCAGGACATCGAGGCGTTCTTCCGCGTGCTGGGCGGGAACCCGTGCTGA